Proteins from a single region of Deltaproteobacteria bacterium:
- a CDS encoding MotA/TolQ/ExbB proton channel family protein, translated as MNRDCCFRMATGVIFVVLTSVPLWAATWPEAASRAMDEARNIETDSRETLESVVNDKKALSARVSELKKAAAEQEAGLAELKAEFEALLAEEEDQRQALAEQEKDILLIETVTRTAARDAQRLLRVGLSAPGRPERSAAVREIVESEAMPGFPSIRGLAEALLAQAEDSGQISVEPGRFMGRDGMEHNGTIVRLGENAAYALEDGYVYALILKPEQGRFAAAAGDLPKQTVESVLAVAEGTALSAPLDFSGGVYVANLKPGGGLEAKIRAGGILVWPILGIGLLGLAIGLERLWSLLRIGTGNERLLSRVRGWAGRKSLAQSADHFEKLEARSPIARIVLSGLRHAESSREVLENVFHEAILKEIPRLERFLPTLSVLGAIAPLLGLLGTVTGMIHTFGVITMFGNSDAKLMSGGISEALITTQLGLAVAIPILFLHHVLERRVEAIVGNMEEAGVAMSVVLLGRPESDSERGR; from the coding sequence GTGAACCGTGATTGTTGTTTCCGGATGGCGACCGGAGTGATTTTTGTAGTCCTGACCTCCGTTCCTCTCTGGGCGGCCACCTGGCCAGAGGCCGCGTCAAGGGCCATGGACGAGGCCCGGAACATCGAGACCGATTCCCGCGAAACATTGGAGTCCGTCGTCAACGATAAAAAGGCCCTTTCGGCCCGGGTGTCCGAGCTCAAAAAGGCCGCGGCCGAACAAGAGGCGGGATTGGCCGAACTCAAAGCCGAGTTCGAGGCCCTCCTGGCCGAAGAGGAGGACCAGCGGCAAGCTCTGGCCGAACAGGAAAAGGATATCCTGCTCATCGAGACCGTGACTCGAACCGCAGCCCGGGACGCCCAGCGGCTCCTGCGGGTTGGCCTTTCGGCTCCGGGTCGTCCGGAGCGTTCTGCGGCGGTCCGGGAAATCGTCGAGAGCGAGGCCATGCCCGGGTTTCCGTCCATCCGGGGCTTGGCCGAGGCTCTCCTGGCCCAGGCCGAGGACTCCGGACAAATATCCGTGGAGCCGGGTCGGTTCATGGGGCGGGATGGGATGGAGCATAACGGGACCATCGTCAGGCTGGGAGAGAATGCGGCCTACGCATTGGAGGACGGATACGTCTACGCTCTGATTCTGAAGCCGGAGCAGGGGCGGTTCGCGGCCGCGGCCGGAGATCTTCCGAAGCAGACGGTCGAGTCCGTTCTGGCCGTGGCCGAGGGTACGGCCTTGTCAGCGCCCCTTGATTTTTCTGGCGGGGTCTACGTGGCCAATCTGAAGCCCGGTGGCGGCCTGGAAGCCAAGATCCGAGCCGGAGGGATTCTCGTCTGGCCTATTCTGGGCATTGGTCTTCTGGGCTTGGCCATCGGTCTGGAACGGCTTTGGTCCCTACTGCGCATCGGCACTGGAAACGAACGTCTGTTGTCTCGGGTTCGCGGCTGGGCGGGCCGGAAAAGCCTGGCGCAAAGCGCTGATCATTTCGAGAAGCTCGAGGCCAGGAGTCCAATAGCCAGAATCGTTCTGTCCGGACTTCGCCACGCAGAGTCTTCCCGGGAGGTTCTCGAGAATGTCTTTCACGAGGCCATCTTGAAGGAAATTCCCAGACTGGAACGGTTTCTGCCCACCCTGTCCGTGCTTGGGGCCATCGCTCCTTTGCTCGGGCTTCTAGGCACCGTCACGGGGATGATCCATACCTTCGGGGTGATCACCATGTTCGGAAACAGCGACGCCAAGCTCATGTCCGGAGGAATTTCCGAGGCGCTGATCACCACCCAGTTGGGACTGGCCGTGGCCATCCCCATCCTCTTTCTTCACCATGTCCTTGAACGCCGGGTGGAAGCCATCGTCGGCAACATGGAAGAGGCCGGGGTGGCCATGAGCGTGGTCCTTTTGGGTCGACCCGAATCTGACTCCGAGAGGGGGCGATGA
- a CDS encoding DUF3450 domain-containing protein, whose amino-acid sequence MHAVLMALAIIIFLPLSVMGQEPEAVLSTLEKAITEAQKDQQNVESMAPEIKALQDEALELIRYRLWLKHQAGKYATYIADQHRVLSEIEALHKGARVIALEMEPYLDQVAERLDRTLEAGLPFLLEERGTRLRRLQEALNRHDLALGEKLRRTLEALQIEAQYGQGVETGEAAVETAEGLVQGTTLRVGRLAMYLVTPDRERGFVLDPVSRDWIPMSAEDAAKVAVALDMTARRRPAELVGLPVAREVVSEP is encoded by the coding sequence ATGCACGCAGTACTGATGGCCCTGGCCATCATTATTTTTTTGCCTTTGTCCGTCATGGGCCAGGAACCGGAAGCCGTGCTGTCGACCCTGGAGAAGGCCATAACTGAGGCCCAAAAGGATCAGCAAAACGTCGAGAGCATGGCTCCGGAGATCAAGGCGCTGCAGGACGAGGCCCTGGAGCTTATTCGCTATCGGCTTTGGCTGAAGCATCAGGCGGGCAAGTACGCCACGTACATAGCCGACCAGCACCGGGTGCTCTCGGAGATTGAGGCCCTGCACAAGGGGGCCCGGGTCATCGCCCTGGAGATGGAACCCTATTTGGACCAGGTTGCCGAGCGTCTGGATCGTACCCTGGAAGCTGGCCTGCCATTTCTTCTGGAAGAGCGCGGAACCAGACTTCGGCGCCTGCAAGAGGCTCTGAACCGGCACGATCTGGCCCTAGGGGAAAAGTTGCGGCGAACATTGGAGGCCCTGCAGATTGAGGCCCAGTACGGTCAAGGGGTGGAAACGGGTGAGGCCGCAGTGGAGACGGCCGAGGGCCTAGTCCAGGGAACGACCCTCAGGGTCGGGCGGCTGGCCATGTACCTCGTGACCCCGGACAGGGAGCGGGGCTTTGTCCTGGACCCCGTATCCCGGGACTGGATTCCCATGAGTGCCGAGGACGCGGCCAAGGTGGCCGTGGCCTTGGACATGACGGCCCGGAGGCGACCGGCGGAACTGGTCGGCCTACCCGTGGCCCGGGAGGTGGTCAGTGAACCGTGA
- a CDS encoding TonB-dependent receptor: MSRIFFPIVMATMFVFGIFRSAPCPAQESDDTVNATVLEEMVVTAPPIIEGNIIDRYAAPRTIVTESQIKDLNAQDLATALRTTPGVTISRFDYLGSFGGGEGGGIFIRGMGSSRPGSEIKTFIDGVPMFMSVWNHPLLDLMAIDPAGSIEVYKSPQPQNFGNAYAAVNIVPKEKKTDGFVTKTQLAGGSYSTLITTLENGGKVDRFDYYVGGGFRRSNGHRDDSNGELRDVYGRLGYELSRAWKIALFTLLTDNYAMDPGSEDRPSTAKQGRYETKNILTSATLSHEYDVLKGEIKAYRNNGKGNWLDNPTSKPGVKEKLYNDFLFYGVKAKETITIPGGGELLAGVDWDYTKGSYDKDLSDGTSDNWDGHDFAILSPYTALNWFFGSRDALYFIPSAGVRYYDNTDFNSELAPHAGVILGYESTEVYANYARGVVYPGLEVVVMSEKVIPALKESWKNLKAEKTDHYEVGITQRFGAWAVVDISLFYDRGRDRFVLVPPPPPPPTYANIERFTIRGLEASVTVNPLDNLSLFAGLTLLDTDPSDLPYAPDTTVSGGLNYRFLKNFKLSLDGLWVSKMYVGPQARKYDTENEDKVDSYFLANTKISYAYEPESKAWEGEIFLAVENLTNEKYEYLPGYPMPGTNFIAGVNLTF, from the coding sequence ATGTCCAGAATTTTTTTTCCAATCGTCATGGCGACTATGTTCGTCTTTGGAATTTTTCGGTCGGCGCCTTGCCCGGCCCAGGAGTCCGACGACACGGTCAATGCCACGGTTCTAGAGGAGATGGTGGTCACGGCCCCGCCCATCATCGAGGGGAATATAATCGACAGATATGCCGCGCCGCGAACCATCGTCACCGAGAGCCAGATCAAGGACCTCAACGCCCAGGACCTGGCCACTGCCCTGCGGACCACGCCCGGGGTGACCATCTCCCGTTTCGATTATCTGGGGTCCTTCGGCGGTGGGGAGGGCGGCGGCATCTTCATCCGCGGCATGGGGTCCAGCCGTCCGGGATCAGAAATTAAAACCTTCATCGATGGCGTGCCCATGTTCATGAGCGTCTGGAATCATCCATTGCTCGACCTCATGGCCATCGATCCGGCAGGATCCATCGAGGTCTACAAGAGTCCTCAGCCGCAGAATTTCGGCAATGCCTATGCGGCGGTGAACATCGTGCCCAAGGAGAAGAAGACCGACGGCTTCGTGACCAAGACCCAGTTGGCTGGAGGCAGCTACTCGACACTCATCACCACCCTGGAAAATGGGGGCAAGGTGGACCGTTTCGACTACTATGTGGGCGGAGGGTTTCGGCGTTCCAACGGCCATCGCGACGATTCCAACGGCGAGCTTCGCGACGTGTACGGTCGGCTGGGGTATGAGCTGAGCAGGGCCTGGAAGATCGCTTTGTTCACCCTGCTGACCGATAACTACGCCATGGACCCGGGCAGCGAGGACAGGCCCTCGACGGCCAAGCAGGGACGGTACGAAACCAAAAACATCCTGACGTCGGCCACCCTCTCTCACGAATATGACGTGCTCAAGGGCGAGATCAAGGCCTACCGGAACAACGGCAAGGGCAATTGGCTTGACAATCCGACTTCCAAACCCGGAGTGAAGGAGAAACTCTACAACGACTTCCTCTTCTACGGGGTCAAGGCCAAGGAGACGATAACCATCCCCGGCGGAGGAGAACTCCTTGCCGGAGTTGACTGGGACTACACCAAGGGCAGCTACGACAAGGATCTGAGCGACGGGACATCGGACAATTGGGATGGCCACGATTTCGCCATTCTGTCTCCCTACACGGCCCTCAACTGGTTTTTCGGCTCCAGGGACGCCCTCTATTTCATCCCCTCGGCAGGGGTCCGTTACTACGACAACACGGATTTCAACAGTGAGCTGGCCCCCCACGCCGGGGTCATTCTAGGCTATGAGTCCACGGAAGTGTACGCCAACTATGCCCGGGGAGTGGTCTATCCCGGCCTTGAGGTGGTGGTCATGTCCGAGAAGGTTATTCCTGCCCTGAAGGAATCGTGGAAGAATCTGAAGGCCGAGAAGACAGACCATTACGAGGTCGGGATCACCCAGCGCTTCGGGGCCTGGGCCGTGGTCGACATCTCGTTGTTCTACGACCGGGGCCGGGATCGGTTCGTCCTTGTTCCGCCGCCCCCCCCGCCGCCAACGTACGCCAATATCGAGCGGTTCACCATCCGAGGGCTGGAGGCTTCGGTCACGGTCAACCCTTTGGACAATCTGTCCCTGTTCGCCGGTCTGACACTTCTGGACACGGACCCCTCCGATCTGCCCTACGCTCCGGACACGACCGTTTCGGGCGGGCTCAACTACAGGTTTTTGAAGAATTTCAAGCTCAGCCTGGACGGTCTGTGGGTATCCAAGATGTATGTGGGGCCCCAGGCCCGAAAATACGACACTGAGAACGAGGACAAGGTCGACTCGTATTTCCTGGCCAACACCAAGATCAGCTATGCCTATGAACCGGAGTCCAAGGCCTGGGAGGGCGAGATATTTCTGGCCGTGGAGAATCTGACCAACGAAAAATACGAGTACTTGCCCGGCTACCCCATGCCAGGCACGAATTTCATCGCAGGGGTGAATCTGACCTTCTGA